The DNA window aaaagtacacatgaatgttttttctcttttttttctgaaataataaagtttGAAGAGTTTCATTTAcatgataatataatatgctACACGATTATTCGTACATTCCAAATCTTTGCAGAAAGGGAAAGGAAataggaaaaagaaaaaaaagaaaaaaaagaaaaagaaaaataataagaataagaataataagaataataagaaCAATAAGAACAACTGCAGGAAAATgcaataaattatttttgtaaaattgtACTTCATGAAAGGATATTTAATCACtcgtataaatatacaccatacatatttatgtaattgcataaggaaaaaaataaatacttatatatatgcattcgTATATCTACATGGTTGTATTTTTACCtgcttttattaatattcatGCAAGGAAAAATTTGGGTGGGCGTCTTTCAAACTTTCAATTATGTTCTATATaccaaataaaaaaggggtaaaaaaggaagaagaaaaattgattcatataaataagtatattcTTCTGCTATTCTTATTTGTTATTCTTTTCCTACCTGCAGtacatccttttttttagttGGATCATCTGTTTTTTTGggtttgttttttcttttgtaaaACCTGTGAAAAGGTGAACTCGATAATGTAGAGATTTATTATTCTCATAATGGTACCCCCCTAACAACATTCGCTTGTTTGGGAGACTTAGATAtgcatgtataaataaaaatagttgtATAATTGataacatacatacgtatgcaGCATATGTTGGAAACacatataaggaaaaaaggaagaaatatTGCATTAGaaaaacttttattattttacatataatccCCTAGCCAAGCATCCTTTGCTTCTTCGCAGCtacatgaaaaaagaaaaaaaaaaaaaagtataagaaaatgaaaaaaatatatgaaaacaattaatattcttaaaattacgcatattttaaatatagaaaaaaaaacatttcgtagatttttattttgaattaataCTCATTTGGGTCACTAAGATTTTTGTCCTTaatcaaaaaattttcttttctattttcttttgttaaGCGTTTCCAGCATGGTTCCTTGGGAAGCAAGTAGAAATATTAGCATTTATTCgataaagaggaaaaaaaaaaaaattaaagggcaaaaaaatgaagagccaaaaatatgaagggatgaaaatataaagagtTCTTAACTTTGGTCTTTTTGcgaattttcaattttaagCCTCTCTCTAAAGAAGAGTAAGTTGATTcctaaataatttttttagtaagTAAAGTAATTGTAGAGGATGTAAACAAGAAAAGAAACAATTTATAAGGAAAAAGAGGTATATTTAACGAAGCGCTTATaataagtatgtatgtatgtaagta is part of the Plasmodium malariae genome assembly, chromosome: 14 genome and encodes:
- the PmUG01_14084200 gene encoding conserved Plasmodium protein, unknown function, with amino-acid sequence MTLPLLFYVLLSTIITYPTSQTEAPTVRWGQNSNKLTLIVLIPSVLEEVVKFTENNIYLSATNKKGENFKLNLHLLRPIIPEESTYSSLERGLKLKIRKKTKEPCWKRLTKENRKENFLIKDKNLSDPNDCEEAKDAWLGDYMFYKRKNKPKKTDDPTKKKDVLQNIIESLKDAHPNFSLHEY